From Abyssibius alkaniclasticus:
CGCCGCCTGCATGGGCGACAGCCCGTAATGGTCGTTTTGCGGATGGAAGGATTTCACATGCAGAACCGGCGCAAAGCCGGCGCGCAAATCAAACCGGTGCTTCTTGGCGCCCACCGCATACTCATAGGCGACCGGCCAGCCATCCGGCCCCGGCACCACCTGCATCCGGTCGGAACGCAGCACATAAAGCTCGGCAGGCGTGCCGTCGCTTTCATCCATCGCCGCTTCAAGATAGCCATCGCCGGTCAGCAAAAGCTGCCCGTAAAGATTCTCCAGAAGCTCGGCCAGCCCCTGCCCCGGATTGGGCCGCTGCATCAGCGCCATCAGCGGGTGCATCTCATAGCGCCGCTCGGCATCCTGCACGATGATGGGCACAGCGGCGGCGGCCTCGGCGATCAGCTTCACACAGCGAAACCCCACCGGGTTCCCGGCGAATCCGTTGCGCGTCAGGCTGGCGGAATCACGCGGCGACCAGGCCACCCGCCCGCCGCCCTGAAAGGCGATCAGCGGCGCGGCGGCCGAGGCTTTCTGCGCGTCCGGCACAGCGGTTTTGGCCCCTCGAAAGAGTTGCAATACCATAGGGTAAGCTCCTGTTAATTCTGAAATTTCGGCGTTAGAGGCTGCGCACGCGGGCGCAGCGGAAACTGTCGCTTGGCGCAAGGATCAGTTCATTGATCGCCCAAACCAGCGCATCCACGCGGTCCGGGCTGCCCTGCCCGGTAAAGCCCTGCTGGCACATCTGCACCATCTGCCCTTCGAGCCTGGAAAGCAGCCCCCGATGCACCATGCGCCCCTGCTCATACAGCGCGGCCACAGGCTCGGCCCGGGCCACCTTGCCCCGGCTGGCGCGCACCGCGCGGTAAGGCAGGCTCGGGTCAATCTGGCGCAGCATCTGCTCCACCAAATCCCCGCCCTGGTTCACTTCGGCAATCAGGCGGTCGGCCTTGTGACGATGGAAAGCCTCCACCGCCGCCTTGGCCCAGGCCTGCGGGCTGGCCCCTTCAATGCTGGCATCCTCCAGCACAATCCCGCGCCAGGTTTGCGGTGGCCCGTCCATCTGCACACCGGCCACGATAATCCCGCATTCGTCACTGCCCGCATGGCCGGTTACCGGCGGGTCAACCGCCACGACAATCCGGTCGGGCTTGAAGGCGGGGGCCGCATGGGCGGCTTCAATATCGCCATGCCGCCACAAGGCGCCCGGCTCATCGACCAGCAACTCGCCCTCCAGTTCCTGCCGCGCCAGCCGCGTATTGGCATAGCGCGCGCTGACCTCCTCCAAAAACACCTTGGCCAGGTTCATCCGGTTGGCCGAGGTCGGCGCCCGGCTCACCACCGTGCTTGGGGCGGCCAGAAGCTGGGTCAGCACCGGGCGATTGCGCGGCGTTGTCGTCACCACGGCGCGCGGATAATCGCCCAGCCGCAGCGCCAGCTTCAGCATATCCCAGGCCTCGACGCCCTTCTTCCACTTGGCCAACTCGTCACACCAGGCCGCATCGAATTGCGGGCCACGCAGCCGTTCGGGTGAATTGGCGGAATAGATCTGCGCTTCGGCCCCATTCGGCCATTGCAGTATCTGGCGCGATGCAATCCATTGCGGGCGGCGGTCGGGCGGGCAGCAGGCCAAAAGCCCGCTCTCGCCGAACACCATCACCTCACGCGCCTGTTCCAAAGTCTCCGCCACCAGCGCGATGCGCCGGCATGTGCCGCGCGCGGTCGGGGTTGCACCCTCGACCTGCGCGCGCACCCATTCGGCACCTGCGCGGGTTTTCCCCGCGCCGCGCCCGCCCAGTATCACCCAACTGCTCCATTTCCCCTGCGGGGGCAGCTGGTGCCCTGCCACGGCCCAGAACTCGAACAGCCACGGCAGGGCGAGCAGCGCATTCGGGCTCAATCCGTCAAGAAACCGCATCCGCGCTTCCACCGTCATCCCAACGAGCAAGTCGCTCAAGGATTTCGGCGCGCGCTGCGGCAAGGTCAAGTGTGACCCCGCCGCCTTTGGCCTGTTCTGGTTCGATCCGCCCGTCAAGATCACGCTCCAAATCCAACAGCTTTTCCAGCGTCTTGTAATGGTTTGTCAGCGCCGTAAGATGGCCTCTGGCATTCCCAAGTTCGCCGGGGTCTTTTGCGTCAAGCGCATCAAGATATGCTGTCAATGTTTTCGACCAGCGCTCATACATACGCTGCGCATCGCGCAAGCGTCGCATCCCCTTGGCAGGTCGACGTTTTGGTTTTTCTGTCATTGATAAGCTTTCGTCTGCTCCGCACGAGCAGAAACGGAAAAAGCGGCCCCGTTTTCACGATGCCGCCTGCCCATTTCTTCCAGCTTGCCCAAACCTATACCTAAGAGCGTTCGCAAAGTCAACAACTATTCTTCAGGTTGCATCACTTTCTGCCCGCATCTTTTGCTCTTAAATATCCCCGCCGGAGGCTCCCACCCCTGCAACCACAGCCGAACGCCCATAAAAACAAGCCCTGCCGCGCGGTTTGCGCCGGTCAAAGACCGGCCCCACCGCTTGCCGGAGGCGGCGCGGCCTGGGCAGCTCATGATGCAGCCTCACGCCCGCGCCGCGCTGAAAAACCGGCGCCTGCCGCGAATCAGTTACCCGCCTCGATCGCCCGCCAGCGCGCCACATTGGCGTTATGCTCGGCCAGCGTCGTGGCAAAGGCATGGCCCCCCGTGCCATCGGCGACAAAAAAGATATAGGGCGTTTCATCGGGGTTGGCGGCGGCGGCAATCGCCGCGCGGCCGGGGTTGGCAATGGGTGTTGGCGGCAGTCCATCGATGACATAGGTGTTATAGGGTGTGGCGCGGTCCAGCTCGCTGCGCCGCAGCCCACGGCCCAGGGTCTCGCGCCCCAGGGTAATGCCATAAATCACCGTCGGGTCGGTTTGCAGGCGCATTCCCTGGCGCAGACGGTTCACAAACACGCTGGCCACCTGCCCGCGCTCGCTGGCCACGCCGGTTTCCTTTTCCACGATACTGGCCAGAATCAGCAAATCTTCCGGGGTCTCAATCGGCAGATCGGGGTCGCGCCCCTCCCAGGCCGCCGCCAGAATCGCCGCCTGTGCGGCCATCATATCGGCCACCAGTGCGGCGCGGTCCGCGCCTTTGGCCACGTCATAGGTATCGGGGGCAAGGCTGCCCTCGGGCGGCAATTCCGGGCGGCGCCCGCTCAGGAAGGGCACCTGCGCCATCCGCTCAACCGCCTCGAAACTGGTCACGCCTTCGGGCAGGGACAGCCGGTAGCTCACGCTGCTTTCCGCCCCCGCCAGAATGCCCGCCGCCTGCACCTCATCCTCAACCAGCGCATAGGTGCCATCCAGGCGCTGCTCAACACGGGCATCCATGTCCTCGTTCAGCACAAGGGTCACGCGATAGTCGGAAAAGCTCTGTGCGGGTGATGCGATGACATCCAGCACCGCATCCATGCTGGCACGGGCCGGAATGATATGCGCCCCGAATTTATGGGTGCTGCGCCGGTCGGTATAGCGCGCGCCAATCCGAAACACGATCGCGCTGGAGATGATCCCCTCGGCCTGCAACCTGTCCCCGACCGAGGCGATGCTCTCACCGGATTCGATGATGAATTCCACATCCTCGGCCAGCGGCCCCTCGGCATAGAACGCATCCTTGCCCCAGTTGATTGTCAGGCCAAGCGCCACCAGCGCCACAATGATGATCAGCAGCGCATTGGCGGCCAGCGAGCGTCCCATACCCTAGATCCGTTTCAAGACAAGGCTGGCATTCGTGCCGCCAAACCCGAAGGAATTGGACAGGGCCAGGTCGATTTTCCGCTTCACTGCGGCATTGGGCGCAAGGTCCAGCCGGGTTTCGACATCCAGATTGTCAAGGTTGATGGTGGGCGGCGCAATCTGGTCGCGCAGCGCAAGAATCGAGAAGATCGCCTCGACAGCCCCCGCCGCCCCCAGCAAATGCCCGATAGAGGATTTTGTTGAACTCATCGTCGCCCTGCTGTCTGGCCCCAACAGCCGCTCTACCGCGCCAAGCTCGATCGTGTCGGCCATTGTCGAGGTGCCATGCGCATTCACATAATCAATATCGCCGGGCGCAACCCCCGCGCGTTTCAGCGCGGCGGTCATCGAGCGAAAGCCGCCATCGCCATCGGCGGCAGGCGCGGTAATGTGATAGGCGTCACCCGACAGGCCATAGCCCACAACCTCGGCATAAATCGTTGCCCCGCGTGCGCGCGCATGTTCATATTCCTCCAGCACGACCACGCCGGCCCCTTCGCCCATCACGAAACCGTCGCGGTCACGGTCATAGGGGCGCGAGGCTTTTTTCGGGTCATCGGCGCGTGCGGTCGACAGCGCCTTGCAGGCGTTGAACCCGGCAATGCCGATCTCGCAGATCGGGCTTTCGGCACCACCGGCAATCATCACATCGGCATCATCCAGCATGATCAGCCGCGCCGCATCGCCAATGGCATGGGCGCCGGTCGAGCAGGCCGTGACCACCGCGTGATTCGGCCCTTTATAGCCGTAGCGGATGGAAACCTGCCCCGAGCAAAGGTTGATCAGCGCACCGGGAATGAAGAAGGGCGACACGCGCCGTGGCCCGCGTTCCTTCAGCGTGACAGCGGTTTCGGCAATCGAGTTCAGCCCGCCAATGCCCGAGCCGATCATCACGCCCGTGCGGCATTTCTGCTCTTCGGTCGTCGCCTCATAGCCGGAATGCGCAATCGCCTGATCGGCGGCGCACATGGCATACAGAATGAACGGGTCCACCTTGCGCTGTTCTTTCGGCTCCATCCAGTCATCGGGGTTGAAACTGCCATTGCTGCCATCGCCGCGCGGAATCTCGCAGGCGTAACCGGTGCCAAGATGGCTTGCATCGAATTTTTGAATGGTGCCCGCACCGGATTCGCCCGCCAAAAGCCGGGTCCAGGTTTCTTCCAGCCCGCAGGCCAAGGGGGAAAGCATCCCCATTCCGGTTACCACCACACGACGCATAAATCCCCCGTCATTCACACTTTTTTCTTTAGATACACGCTGCGCGGGGCGCGTGCAATAAGTGGGGGGCGGGGCGCGCAGGCAACCGCCTGCCGCGTTTAACACTTGTTTAGAAATTGGCTGCTAGCTTTGGCGGCATATTTTAGGCTGTGGGAAGGGTTGGTTAAATGGTTTGGCGACATGTGTTTGCCGTGTTCTGGTTGGTCTGCCTGCCCTTCGGCGCCTGGGCGCAATCCTCACCTTGCGAACAGCAATCGCCCTGCACGGGGGGAAACGCGGGCGCAGACATTGGCGCGGAAACGGGGCTGCGCGGCTGGGGTTTTGCGCAAGCGGCCACGGTCACACCGGTGCAGAATTACGTCGCCCCCGCCCCCAAAGCCGTGCTGACGCTCAACATCACCTGGGTTCTTGGCCTGCTCATCCTGTCCTTTGCGATGCTGATTTTCGTCTATGGCAGGCGCGAAAGGCGCAACCGCCGGCGCGCGCGGCGCCACTATTGCCAAACCCATGTGACCGTCAAAATCGACGACAATGAAAGCCTGACAACCATTGTCGATATCAGCCAGGTCGGGGCGCGGCTGGTTGTGCTGCCCGAGCTGGTCAAACACACGCCCGTCACGCTGCGCTTCGATGCGCTTTCCATCAGCGGCAAGGTTATATGGGCAAACGAGCATTTCGCCGCCATCGACTTTGAAAAATCGCTGAGCCGCGCGCAGGTGCGCCAGATTCTGCGCCAGCCGGTTCAGGGCCTGGTGCCGTTCGGCACAAAAAAAGGCAGCGCCCGTGCGGGCACCGCCTTTTCAAAACACGGCTGAAACGGGTTCAGGAGTTTTCGGTCACGTATTTGACGGCATCGCCGAAAGACTGGATGGTCTCGGCGGCTTCGTCGGGAATTTCGATACCGAATTCTTCTTCGAACGCCATCACCAGTTCAACGGTGTCAAGGCTGTCAGCGCCCAGATCGTCGATGAACGACGCATTCTCAGTCACCTTGTCGGCGTCAACGCTCAGATGCTCGATGACGATCTTTTTAATGCGATCTGCAATGTCGCTCATGTTAATTCCTCATTATCTTTGGGCAGCGCCCATGTGTTTAAGTTCAGCCAGTGTCACGGTCAGTTCGCCGATCCGTGGCCAAACCCGGTTGTCCGCAGCGCCTATAGCACAAGGAACCCTTTTGGCAAATGCTTTGTCAAGCATCGCGTGCGCCTAGAACATGGCCATGCCGCCGTTCACATGCAAGGTTTGCCCTGTAACATAACCCGCTTCGGGGGATGCAAGGTAAAGCGTGGCGGCGGCAATTTCTTCGGCCGTGCCCATGCGCCCGGCGGGAATGCCGGCCATCAGCTTGGCTTTTTGCTCGTCATTCAGCTTGTCGGTCATGGCGGTGGTAATGAAGCCCGGCGCCACGCAATTCACGGTAATGCCACGGCTCGCCACCTCTTGCGCAAGCGATTTGCTCATGCCGATCACGCCCGCTTTGGACGCGGCGTAATTCACCTGACCGGGGTTGCCGGTGACACCCACAATGGAGGAAATATTCACAATCCGCCCCCAGCGCGCCTTCATCATGCCGCGCAAAACGCCCCGGCACAGCCGCATGGTCGAGGTCAGGTTCACGTTGATCACCTGGTCCCATTCCTCATCCGACATGCGCATGAAGATATTGTCGCGCGTCACACCGGCATTGTTCACCAGAATGTCCAAGCCGCCCATCGCCTCGGCGGCGGCTTTGGGCAGGGCCTCCACCTCGGCCGAATCGCCAAGGTTGCAGGTGATTACATGCGCACCCTCGCCAAGCTCGGCGGCCAGCGCCTCCAGCGGGTCGCGCCGCGTGCCCGACAGGGCCACCTTGGCACCCGATGCGTGCAACTGGCGCGCAATCGCCCCGCCAATCCCGCCCGAAGCCCCGGTCACCAGCGCCGACTTCCCACTCAGATCAAACATATCGCACCTCAAAATCCTGCTTTCCCCCTGCATAACAGCCCTTGGCCCGCCCTGCCATATGAAAGCCGGGCGAACAGCACCGCCACCATGACTTTTTGCCCCATTTGTGGTAAATTCCGGCCCGTTCCCACAGTTCTGAGGTGAAGCATGAAGATTTCGACCTCGATCAAAAAGCCGACAACCAAGCATTACAACATCAAGGGCAAAGACCTCGATACGCTGTTCGCCAATCTTGAGGCCCGCGCCTTCTGGGGCCGTTTCGTGGCCAACGAGGCGGTCAACTGGGGCAATAAGGACCCGGTTGAAAAGGTCACCATCTCCGCCAAACCGGTGATCTTCATGCCCAAATGGACAGAGTATTCAAAGGCCGACAAAGACGCCAAAACCCGGTTCGACAAAATGTATAAGGCTTTGGCAAAGCACGAGAACAACCATTATTACCACCTGCTGGAACAGGTGGCGATTTTCGTTGCCCGCCTGGACGGGATGGAAACATTATCGGCCAAAGACGCCAAGGCCGAGTGGAAGACCTTTCTGGCCGACCACAGCAAGGCGCAGAAGAAATATGACGATGTCACCAATCACGGCATCAAGGAGGGTGTGGAGCTTTAGCCCTTCAGCGCGGCAATATCCTCGGGCGTGCCAATGGCGCGGCAGGTGGCCTCTTTTTCAATGCGCCGGATCATGCCCGACAGCGCCTTACCGGCGCCGATTTCCCAAAATTCACCCACGCCCGCGCCAAGCATCATCATGACGGATTCGCGCCAGCGCACCGAACCTGTGACCTGCGCGACCAGCAATGCACGAATGCTGTCGGGGTCGCGCACGGGCTCGGCGCGCACATTGGCCACCAGCGGCACGGCAGGGGCATTCACGGTGACATCTGCCAAAGCCGCCTGCATCGCCGTGGCCGCCGGACCCATCAGCGCGCAATGGAAAGGGGCGGATACCGGCAGCAGCAGCGCGCGCTTGGCGCCTTTTTCGCGGGCAATCTCTACGGCACGCTCCACGGCCTCGCGATGGCCGGAAACCACCACCTGCCCGGGGTCGTTGTCATTGGCGGCCTGGCACACCTGCCCCTGCGCGGCCTCGGCGGCCACCTCGGCTGCGGCGGCAAAATCCAGCCCCAGAAGGGCGGCCATCGCCCCCACGCCCACCGGCACGGCCTCTTGCATGGCGCGGCCACGAATGCGCAACAGCCTTGCGGTATCGGCCAGAGACAGCGCGCCAGCCGCGCACAGGGCCGAATATTCGCCCAGCGAATGCCCGGCCACATAGCTTGCATCATCAATGCCAAAACCTTCGGCCTGAAGCGCGCGCATCGCGGCAATCGAGGTGGCCATCAGCGCGGGCTGGGCGTTTTCGGTCAGCGTGAGGTCGGCAATATCGCCGCCCCAGATCAGCCCCGAAAGATCCTGGCCCAAAGCGGCATCGACCTCGTCGAACACGGCCTTGGCGGCGGGAAAGGCCTCGGCCAGGGCCTTGCCCATGCCAATCGCCTGCGCCCCCTGCCCCGGAAATACGAATGCGCGCATGATCTACCTCAAATGTTGGGCGTTCAGTCTGCCGGGCGGCAGCTTACCGTGCCTTGCAGCGTGGGAATGGTGCGGCCAAGCGCGTCACGCTCCAGAATTTCGTTCAGGTTGAACGGGTTATAGGTGGTATTGCTGCAGGTTTCATCCAGCGTCCTGTCCCAGATCGGCACAAGATTGGCGAAGCTTTGCCCGGCAATCCCGGTAATTTTCACGGTAAAGCGCCGCTCTTCATCGGGGATGGGCTGCACATCGACCTGCGGCTCCAGCGGTGTCGAAACATCTGCCACCGGGTCGGTGGCGGCCAGACATCCGGCCAGTAGCATCGGCAAGAAAATCAACCCACGCGCAATATTCATCACTTAACCTCTATCAGTGCCCGGCGGTCGGGCGGTTTGGGGGCCAGAATGTGCCAACCCTGCTGGGCGGGCAAAATAACAGCGAAATCCCCGAATCCAAGCCCTATCCATGATTTTCACGGGATTTTGCGCGAATTCGCACCAGCACTTGCTTGCAATTGCCCCGCGCATGGGTATAACGCGCCATTGCCCGGTAAAACCTCACCGCGTCGCCTCTCGTTCCCAGACCGCCGGGCATTGGTCTGCTAGTGAAGCGCGCTTGCAAATGTTAGGATATGCGCATGGCTCTCTATGAGCACGTATTTATTTCTCGGCAGGATCTGTCGAGCGCCCAGGCGGAAGGCCTGGTTGAGCATTTCACCGCCATCCTGAAAGACAATGGCGGCAATGTTCTGGAAAACGAATATTGGGGCCTCAAGACAATGGCCTACAAGATCAACAAGAACCGCAAGGGCCATTACGTTTTCATGAAATCGGACGCGCCCAGCGCCGCCGTTCAGGAAATGGAACGTCTGATGCGCCTGCATGATGATGTGATGCGGATCATGACGATCAAGGTCGATGCCCATGAAGACGGCCCCTCGGCCGTTGTTCAGGCAAAGAATTCCCGTGACGACCGTGGGCCGCGCCGCCCGCGCCGTGAATTTTAAGGAGGGCTTGGAACATGGCTAACAAACCGTTTTTCCGCCGCCGGAAATCTTGCCCGTTCTCCAGCGCCGATGCGCCGAAGATCGACTATAAAGACGTGAAACTGCTGCAGCGCTACATTTCCGAGCGCGGCAAGATCGTCCCCGCCCGCATTACCGCCGTGTCGGCGAAAAAGCAGCGTGAGCTGGCCCGCGCGATCAAGCGCGCCCGCTTCCTCGCCCTGCTGCCCTATGCCGTGAAATAAGGAGAATAAAATGCAAGTTGTTCTTCTTGAACGCGTTGCGAAACTTGGCCAGATGGGCGACGTTGTGAACGTCAAACAGGGCTATGCACGCAACTATCTGCTGCCCCAGGGCAAGGCCCTGCGCGCCAATGATGCGAATCTGAAACAGTTCGAAACCCAGCGCGCCCAGCTTGAGGCCCGCAACCTTGAAGCCCGCAAAGAGGCCGAAGCCGTTGGCGAAAAGCTCGACGGTCAGGTGTTTGTGGTCATCCGCTCGGCCTCCGATGCGGGGTCGCTTTACGGTTCTGTCACCGCGCGTGACGCCGCCGAAGTGGCGACGGCCGAAGGGTTTTCCATCAACCGCGGCCAGATCGTTCTGCACCGTCCGGTGAAAGAGCTTGGGATGCACACAATGTCGGTTGTTCTGCACCCCGAAGTGACCGTTGAGATCAACATCAACGTAGCACGTTCGGCCGAGGAAGCCGAATTGCAGGCCTCGGGCAAGTCGATCCAGGATCTGCGCGCCGAAGCCGATGCCGCCGCCGATTATGACATCGCCGAATTGTTCGACGATGTGGGCGCAGCCGCCAAGGACGAAGACGGCGCCCCCATCGCGGATGACCGCGACGCATAAGCCGGTTTCGCACCGAACAACGGGGGCCGGGTTTTCCGGCCCCTTTTTTGTGCCCGGCGTCCATATTCTGCGACTGGGCGCAAACTTATCCCCGCTATCCCCGCGTTGAAGACATATCCACAATGACCTGCCGCGCGGAATCCGCTATAAGGCGCAAAACCAGAAAACGGGCGAATACATGGCGGACGGCACGGCAAACCTGAATGCGGATGACTATATCCAGCCGCATAATATCGAGGCAGAACAGGCGCTTCTGGGCGCGCTTCTGGTCAATAACGAGGTTTATGACCGCGTCTCGGCCATCATCTCCGATTCGCATTTCTACGACCCGGTGCATGGCCGCATCTATGATATTGCCGCGCAGAAAATCCAGAAAAACACGCTGGCCTCGCCTGTCACGCTCAAGGCATTTCTGGAAAATGACGAGGGGCTGAAAGAGCTTGGCGGCCCCGCCTACCTTGCCCGGCTTGCCGGTTCGGCCATTTCGCTTTTTGCCGCGCGCGATTATGCGCAGCTGATTTACGATCTGGCCATTCGCCGCCAACTCATTGAAATCGGGCGCGAAATTTCGGCCAAGGCGGCCTCGGTCGAGGTGGATAGCGAGCCCGCCGCGCAGATTGTCGAGGCTGAACAGGCGCTTTACCAGCTTGGCGAAAAGGGCCAGGCGGAACGTGGCTTTCAGTCTTTCCTGCGCTCGGTCTCCGATGCGGTGGCCATTGCCAACCAGGCCTATCAGCATGGCGGCGGGCTGTCGGGCATTTCCACCGGGCTGAAGGATCTGGACAACCGGCTGGGCGGTTTGCACCCGTCCGATCTGCTCATTCTTGCCGGTCGCCCCTCGATGGGCAAAACCGCGCTTGTCACCAATATCGCCTTCAACGTGGCCAAGGCCCATAAGCGCGGCATAAAGACCGATGGCAGCGAAGGCACAATCGATGGGGGCGTTGTCGGGTTTTTCAGCCTTGAGATGTCGTCCGACCAGCTGGCCACGCGCATCCTTTCGGAAGCCAGCCGCGTGCCCAGCGAAAACCTGCGCCGGGGCAACCTGACGGAAGAAGAATTCCGCCGCTTCGTGGAAGCCGCCAAGGAGCTGGAGCGTTGCCCGCTGTATATTGACGACACGCCGGCCTTGCCGATCAACGCCGTTCATGCCCGCGCGCGGCGGCTCAAGCGCCAGCACGGGCTGGATTTGCTGATCGTCGACTATTTGCAGCTTTTGCGCCCCGCTTCGGCCAAGGACAGCCGCGTGAACGAGGTGTCTGAAATTACCCAGGGGCTGAAGGCGATTGCCAAGGAACTTGATATTCCGGTCATCGCGCTTTCCCAGCTTTCGCGCCAGGTGGAAAACCGCGAGGACAAGCGCCCGCAGCTTTCGGATTTGCGCGAATCCGGCTCGATCGAGCAAGACGCCGATTCGGTGATGTTCGTGTTTCGCGAGGAATATTACCGCGAGCGCGAAAAGCCCGGCGATGACAATGTCGAGGCCATGATGAAATGGCAGGATGACATGAGCCGCCTGCATGGCAAGGCCGAGGTGATCATCGGCAAGCAGCGCCACGGGCCGATTGGCACGGTTGAATTGTCGTTTGAAGGCCAGTTCACCAAATTCGGCAACCTTGCCAAGCCGCATCAGGTTTCCGGCGATTGGTGACAATCGCGCAAGGGCGCGTTAAGCCTGCACCATGAACCCGGTTCTGACCATTGATCTGAACGCGATCTGCGCCAATTGGCGTAGCCTTGACCAGGCCAGCCGCGCCGAATGCGGCGCCGTGGTCAAGGCCAATGCCTATGGGCTGGGGGCCGCACAGGTGGCCCGCGCGCTGGCCACCGAAGGCGCGCGCAAGTTTTTCGTGGTGCTGGCCAGCGAGGCGGCCGCGCTGCGCCCGCATCTGCCGGAAAATGCCGAAATTTGGGTGTTTTCCGGCTATATGCCGGGCGATGCGGCCGATTTCAAGGCCAGCGGCGCGCGGCCCCTGCTGAACAGCCCCGCGCAACTGGCCGCCTTTCGCAAAGACTTCCCCGATGCGCCCTATGGGCTGGATATTGACAGCGGCATGGCGCGGCTGGGGTTCGAGCCTGCGGCACTGGCCAGCCTTGCCTTTGCCAGCCCGCCGCTGCGCCCGGCTTTGCTGACCAGCCATCTGGCCTGCGCCGATACGCCCGGCCATGCCATGAATGCCACGCAGCTTGCGAGTTTCTCGCTGCTCACCGCCGCCATGCCGATGGTGCCAAAATCGCTGGCCGCCAGCGCCGGTATCGCGCTTGGTGCGGCCTTTCATTTTGATGTGCTGCGCCCCGGCATTGCGCTATATACCGGCGATTTTGCGGGCGGCACCCTGCCTGTGCAGGCAGAATTGCCGATTATCCAGACGCGCCAGCTTTTACCCGGCCAGCCGGTTGGCTATGGGGCCATATGGGCCG
This genomic window contains:
- the alr gene encoding alanine racemase is translated as MNPVLTIDLNAICANWRSLDQASRAECGAVVKANAYGLGAAQVARALATEGARKFFVVLASEAAALRPHLPENAEIWVFSGYMPGDAADFKASGARPLLNSPAQLAAFRKDFPDAPYGLDIDSGMARLGFEPAALASLAFASPPLRPALLTSHLACADTPGHAMNATQLASFSLLTAAMPMVPKSLAASAGIALGAAFHFDVLRPGIALYTGDFAGGTLPVQAELPIIQTRQLLPGQPVGYGAIWAASRPSRIATLAGGYADGVFRSLKGLNLYCGRTPCPVVGRISMDLIGVDITDLGEIPDSLTLIGPQQSPGDIAALAGTISYEVLTALGARYNRVYRGAKG
- a CDS encoding replicative DNA helicase; the encoded protein is MADGTANLNADDYIQPHNIEAEQALLGALLVNNEVYDRVSAIISDSHFYDPVHGRIYDIAAQKIQKNTLASPVTLKAFLENDEGLKELGGPAYLARLAGSAISLFAARDYAQLIYDLAIRRQLIEIGREISAKAASVEVDSEPAAQIVEAEQALYQLGEKGQAERGFQSFLRSVSDAVAIANQAYQHGGGLSGISTGLKDLDNRLGGLHPSDLLILAGRPSMGKTALVTNIAFNVAKAHKRGIKTDGSEGTIDGGVVGFFSLEMSSDQLATRILSEASRVPSENLRRGNLTEEEFRRFVEAAKELERCPLYIDDTPALPINAVHARARRLKRQHGLDLLIVDYLQLLRPASAKDSRVNEVSEITQGLKAIAKELDIPVIALSQLSRQVENREDKRPQLSDLRESGSIEQDADSVMFVFREEYYREREKPGDDNVEAMMKWQDDMSRLHGKAEVIIGKQRHGPIGTVELSFEGQFTKFGNLAKPHQVSGDW